In a genomic window of Tripterygium wilfordii isolate XIE 37 chromosome 8, ASM1340144v1, whole genome shotgun sequence:
- the LOC120004363 gene encoding metacaspase-1-like — protein sequence MYSNMLVNCSGCRTPLQLPPGAQSIRCAICRAITHIADPRSVPTPPHHTAASPSPPPPQLPSPYNHAPPGPAPNAHGRKKAVICGISYRYSRHELKGCINDAKCMKYMLVNKFQFPEESILMLTEEQTDPYRIPTKNNLRMALYWLVQGCQPGDSLVFHYSGHGSRQRDYNGDEVDGYDETLCPLDFETQGMIVDDEINDTIVKPLPRGVRLHAIIDACHSGTVLDLPFLCRMNRSGQYIWEDHRPRSGLWKGTSGGEAISFSGCDDDQTSADTSALSKITSTGAMTYCFIQAIERGQGNTYGSILNSMRAVIRSTGNDFGGGGGGAVTSLLTMLLTGGSAIGGLRQEPQLTSCQPFDAYARPFSL from the exons ATGTATTCGAACATGCTGGTAAACTGCTCCGGCTGCCGGACGCCATTACAGCTGCCTCCGGGAGCGCAATCAATCCGCTGCGCGATCTGTCGCGCAATCACGCATATCGCAGACCCTCGCTCTGTGCCTACTCCTCCTCATCATACCGCGGCATCTCCGTCTCCTCCTCCGCCGCAACTTCCCTCTCCGTATAACCACGCTCCACCGGGTCCGGCTCCGAACGCCCACGGGAGGAAGAAAGCGGTGATATGCGGGATATCGTACAGGTACTCGAGGCATGAGCTGAAGGGTTGTATCAATGACGCCAAGTGTATGAAGTATATGCTGGTCAACAAGTTCCAGTTCCCTGAAGAGTCTATTCTCATGCTCACTG AAGAACAGACCGATCCTTACAGAATTCCTACTAAAAACAACTTGAGGATGGCATTGTATTGGCTTGTACAAGGTTGTCAACCAGGAGACTCCCTGGTATTTCACTATTCTGGCCATGGTTCACGGCAGAGGGATTATAATGGTGATGAAGTTGATGGATATGATGAAACTCTATGCCCTCTAGACTTTGAGACTCAGGGTATGATTGTTGATGATGAGATCAATGATACAATTGTCAAACCTCTTCCACGTGGCGTCAGACTCCATGCAATTATTGATGCTTGCCATAGTGGCACTGTTTTGGATTTGCCGTTTCTTTGCAGAATGAATCG GAGTGGGCAGTACATCTGGGAGGACCATCGACCACGGTCAGGTTTATGGAAAGGAACTAGTGGTGGAGAGGCAATATCTTTCAGCGGTTGTGATGACGATCAAACTTCTGCTGATACATCC GCTTTATCAAAGATCACATCCACTGGTGCCATGACTTACTGCTTCATCCAAGCCATTGAGAGAGGACAAGGTAATACATATGGGAGCattctcaattccatgcgtGCTGTCATCCGAAGTACAGGCAACGactttggtggtggtggtggtggtgctgtgACGTCTCTCCTTACCATGCTTTTGACTGGAGGCAGTGCTATTGGTGGGCTGAGACAG GAACCGCAGCTAACCTCCTGCCAGCCGTTTGATGCGTATGCAAGACCTTTCTCCCTCTGA
- the LOC120004279 gene encoding 60S ribosomal protein L37a, with product MTKRTKKAGIVGKYGTRYGASLRKQIKKMEVSQHSKFFCEFCGKYAVKRKAVGIWGCKDCGKVKAGGAYTLNTASAVTVRSTIRRLREQTES from the exons ATG ACGAAGAGAACCAAGAAGGCTGGAATTGTCGGCAAGTATG GCACTCGCTATGGTGCTAGTCTGAGGAAGCAGATTAAGAAGATGGAGGTTAGTCAGCACAGCAAGTTCTTCTGTGAATTCTGCGGAAAG TACGCAGTAAAGAGAAAAGCTGTGGGAATATGGGGATGCAAAGACTGCGGCAAAGTGAAAGCTGGTGGTGCTTATACTTTGAA CACTGCAAGTGCCGTCACTGTAAGGAGTACCATCAGGAGGCTGAGGGAGCAGACAGAGAGTTAA
- the LOC120003646 gene encoding uncharacterized protein LOC120003646: MSFCRVADEKQQKPFHRIGVKSAVGKHQWRLAVVISKIYEVGFSLETAEFLSKRVYFENSERPDCVVQFLRDNGLTNAHLSKLVRSIGVSGSDLADVVSFGVNILERSLSKKIIPFCNTLKNYLKDDDKILSVLKCKSFVCGKSLLLAHNISILQRLGVPKSSITFLLTHHPSVLCSSDEKFNREVEKAVGFRFDPSRISFVYALDALCSISRESWVHKSDIYRRLGWSEDEFLSAFRSFPKCMDYSKENITRKMDFFVNKFGWPPATVSKAPVVLSYSTEKRIIPRCSVIKILLNEGLLMENPPLSTSLTSSDKRFRDRFVVAYQEHVPQLLDIFQGKVKLSELDFKSEGISWVQHF, from the exons atgtcgttttg CCGAGTTGCCGACGAGAAGCAGCAGAAACCCTTTCATCGGATTGGTGTAAAGAGTGCCGTCGGGAAGCACCAGTGGAGGTTGGCGGTGGTGATCTCGAAAATTTATGAAG TCGGATTTTCCTTAGAAACTGCTGAATTCTTGTCGAAGAGAGTCTATTTTGAGAATTCTGAAAGACCAGATTGCGTCGTTCAATTTCTCAGAGATAATGGACTCACCAATGCGCATCTCTCAAAACTTGTCAG GTCGATAGGTGTTTCAGGAAGCGACCTGGCAGATGTGGTCTCTTTTGGCGTGAATATCTTGGAGCGGAGCCTGAGTAAGAAAATCATCCCCTTTTGTAATACCTTAAAGAACTATCTCAAAGACGATGACAAGATTCTCAGTGTGTTGAAATGTAAAAGTTTTGTGTGTGGTAAGTCTTTGTTGCTTGCTCACAACATCTCAATCTTGCAACGGCTCGGAGTTCCCAAATCATCGATTACGTTTCTGCTTACCCATCATCCCAGTGTACTGTGTAGCAGTGATGAAAAGTTTAATAGAGAGGTTGAAAAGGCCGTTGGATTTCGATTCGACCCTTCAAGAATTAGTTTTGTCTACGCACTTGATGCACTTTGTTCGATATCTAGAGAGTCATGGGTACATAAATCGGATATTTACAGGAGGTTGGGTTGGTCGGAAGATGAGTTCCTTTCAGCTTTTAGAAGCTTTCCAAAATGTATGGATTATTCCAAAGAGAATATCACAAGAAAAATGGATTTTTTTGTGAACAAATTTGGTTGGCCTCCTGCAACTGTTTCTAAAGCACCAGTAGTTCTGAGTTACAGTACGGAGAAGAGGATAATCCCTAGGTGTTCAGTTATCAAAATTTTGCTTAATGAAGGGTTACTCATGGAAAATCCTCCTTTGTCAACTTCTTTAACTTCTTCTGATAAAAGATTTCgggatagatttgtggttgcATACCAGGAGCACGTGCCTCAACTGCTTGATATCTTTCAAGGGAAAGTGAAACTTTCCGAATTGGACTTTAAATCCGAAGGGATATCTTGGGTTCAACATTTTTAG
- the LOC120003676 gene encoding rac-like GTP-binding protein RAC2: MTSTGSATGPATPTKFIKCVTVGDGAVGKTCLLISYTSNTFPTDYVPTVFDNFSANVMVDGQTINLGLWDTAGQEDYNRLRPLSYRGADVFILAFSLISRPSYENISKKWVPELRHYAPSVPIVLVGTKLDLREDRQFLLDYPGACTISTEQGLELKKQIGALAYVECSSKTQQNVKTVFDAAIKAVLQPPKSKKHKRRHRVCYVL, encoded by the exons ATGACAAGTACAGGATCAGCAACAGGACCTGCAACACCAACAAAGTTCATCAAATGTGTGACTGTAGGGGATGGAGCTGTGGGGAAGACATGTCTTCTCATCTCCTACACAAGCAACACTTTCCCAACT GATTATGTTCCTACCGTTTTTGATAATTTCAGTGCCAATGTCATGGTTGACGGCCAAACTATCAATTTGGGTCTCTGGGATACTGCTG GTCAGGAAGACTATAATAGACTAAGACCTCTCAGTTACAGAGGTGCCGATGTTTTCATCCTAGCTTTTTCCCTCATTAGTAGGCCTAGCTATGAAAACATATCAAAAAAA TGGGTTCCGGAGCTGAGACATTATGCCCCTTCAGTGCCTATTGTTCTTGTAGGGACAAAACTAG ATTTGAGAGAAGACAGACAGTTCCTTTTGGATTATCCAGGTGCATGTACCATTTCTACAGAACAG GGGCTTGAACTAAAGAAGCAAATAGGTGCATTGGCCTATGTAGAATGCAGCTCAAAGACGCAACAG AATGTGAAGACTGTCTTTGATGCTGCTATCAAGGCAGTTCTCCAGCCACCGAAATCAAAGAAGCATAAGAGAAGGCACAGAGTCTGCTATGTTCTCTGA